In Ruegeria sp. YS9, the genomic window CACGTATTGTCTGGGATGCTGCTGGGCACTGATGTTGCTGCTGTTCGTCGGTGGGATCATGAATCTCTACTGGATTGTCGGAATTGCCGCCTATGTCGCGCTGGAAAAACTCCTGCCCGGGGCCCGGTGGCTTGTGCCGGTGACAGGTTCTGCGCTGATCGGCGCTGGCCTTTGGTTCATCACGGCGCCGTTGTTTTCTGGCACCTGATTTTCGACGGCCCCGGGGTCGGCTGACTTGAAGACCCAAAAACGATTTGATGTAACAGGAGGTATCCATGCCCATTTTCATTACTTACGCATCTTACTCGCAAGCCGGTGTCAAAGGCATGTTGCAAAAGCCCGAGAACCGCACCGGTCCGGTGAAGGCTCTGCTGGAAAAAGTAGGTGGCAGGTTGCTGTCCTTCTACATGACAACCGGCAGCAACGACGTGGTCGTGATCAGCGAAGCCCCTGATGGCACAGACGCCGTGGCCGTTGGCATGGCCGTCGCCGCATCGGGTGCAGTGACGAACATTGAAACCGTTCGCGCCTGGACCGCGGACGAGTTCACGTCGATAACCGAAAAGGCGGCGGCGCTGACCGGCTCCTACACGCCGCCCGGAGGATAGGAGGATACGCGCGGAGGACCTGTAAGCCGGATCTTGTTCCGGGGTTGCCCCCTTCGATGACCATTCCTCTAGGCCGTGCATTGCTGCATGGCTCAAGCTGCCAACCCGGTCCCTCTCGGCCAAGACGCGCTTAGCGGCGGTATCGGCTTGCGCCGACCGGCCCGCGCGGGGACCCTATTTGGCATTGCTCCCGGTGGGGCTTGCCGTGCCGCCGCTGTTGCCAGCGGCGCGGTGGGCTCTTACCCCACCGTTTCACCCTTACCCTTGACCGAAGTCGCAGGCGGTCTGATTTCTGTGGCGCTTTCCGTCGGGTTACCCCGCCCGGGCGTTACCCGGCACCGTTGTCTTGTGGAGTCCGGACTTTCCTCTCGGGCCTTGCGACCCCAGCGGCCATCCGGCCCTCCGCGCTTGGGCTGGGTAGGCTCTGCGCCCGGCATCGTCAAGAGTGGAAAGGGGTTAAGGGGCCAGCCCCTTCTTGGCCTGCGGCCAATTCAACCCCGGGATATTTTCGGCCAGATGAAGTGCGGATCAGGAGTGCCGGATCAACGGGGCGAGGTCGGCTTGCTGCAATGGCCCCCTGCCCCATGGGCGGTATCGAAGACGGACGGCATGCAACAGAGTTTCATTGTCTACATCAGCGCTGAAACCGGCGGCTTGAGCCAGATTTCGGAACTGGCCCTCTGATGCAGTTGGCAGACCAGCGGCATTTCCGCGGGGCGCGGCCAGCAAATTGCGCTCGAGCCGCGACCAGTCAAATCGCGGACCGGGGTCAAATTTGCGCCCGGGCGCCATGTCCGAATGGCCGATAACACCGTTTGGCAAGATGGCCCAACGGTGCATTATCTGGCGCAACAGCTGTTCCAGCCGGTGCATCTGGGGTTCCGGGAACGCATGCTTGCCGGTGTTGTCCAACTCGATGCCAATGGAACGAGAGTTGATGTCGGTCTGACCGTGCCATTCTCCGGCACCCGCATGCCAAGCGCGGTGCTCTTCACGCACCATCTGCCACAGCGTGCCATCATTGCCGATCAGGTAGTGGGCCGAGACCTCGGCCTTTGGGTCGCACAGACGATCCAGAGCCGCCTGCGCGCTGTCCAT contains:
- a CDS encoding GYD domain-containing protein, coding for MPIFITYASYSQAGVKGMLQKPENRTGPVKALLEKVGGRLLSFYMTTGSNDVVVISEAPDGTDAVAVGMAVAASGAVTNIETVRAWTADEFTSITEKAAALTGSYTPPGG
- a CDS encoding N-acetylmuramoyl-L-alanine amidase — encoded protein: MHVAGTQARSAVPSATDALSPIWHPSPNFGERRGGLTPSLIVIHYTAMDSAQAALDRLCDPKAEVSAHYLIGNDGTLWQMVREEHRAWHAGAGEWHGQTDINSRSIGIELDNTGKHAFPEPQMHRLEQLLRQIMHRWAILPNGVIGHSDMAPGRKFDPGPRFDWSRLERNLLAAPRGNAAGLPTASEGQFRNLAQAAGFSADVDNETLLHAVRLRYRPWGRGPLQQADLAPLIRHS